The following coding sequences are from one Diachasmimorpha longicaudata isolate KC_UGA_2023 chromosome 6, iyDiaLong2, whole genome shotgun sequence window:
- the LOC135163438 gene encoding mucin-2-like isoform X4, translating to MNLALHGFLLQVILSIIDLKYGLCSAGEPGYLDFDNLPETNFSCQGKVIGGYYADVEAGCQMFHVCTIGQKDEIMDIKFLCLNGTVFDQETRVCERVDEVDCSKSERFYNLNLELYGNNAVTLSLHEEALNNDESPSLIDSLHQTTSVRTITTTVSSTTTTPIPGISSTTSSNDYPQHFPHQPPFSSVQTSQSKSRYDDKNGGYHRQYIYHNGDNQENDNNANNNNENQATSYQLFSNQGASSTTGTPQIHQISSSVSPLFRATSATLQTLLTGNANNNPPLINPIFHNHGIISTTEQFTLHNNNARQAAVNYQRTSDNVDDEGPENSKSRSDERTLLEPIQSTNQGKISKLTISPVPREDSADKIKHDIKEQSQSQSTSHQHRISGGFLTIAPSDTGPPTVRSFYPTPKTSKSQSSTTRVTQHIHLPPPPPIPQLKPHQVTIHLSPPEIQRLVQNPSPLLPSQSRVIVTAKASVSDESGRPLNTTQLVTLPLPTIPASYDDYKEGDESFDPFYRDVPKIRNSRNSDDSTFRTNMLLLGQPRKKRQADVEIKETTEELTTIASINTIEESPNITSTEGLAHDDYQQEEYDEDVQYLNDSETTTALYDDENTNSTEDISHDNYDYDEYDDDKNVTSVEYSNDSDYLQVFTTEEPNMTTEQIEQHETTVKDNENHGNDTVLKFTEEITPPSDEPQPETDKVNDPKLLSTDIPPPDDVLSQDYVDDNYEPESYREPEKPVVVTENVTEIKIDQIFETTSIPAIVTTSSTTLSTPIDNVDIITTTTPTTMVTRKRYTTVSTTSYRPTPPKLKTFSTRRTYIYSPPTTTAVPVMIKTRLPLLNPKPAKPPKSYNELAPKPVIRKRPLLARRVTSSASNVGQQSDEPEEVTTAIINNNKTPLEGTTEKTPQVLSDKLLEKISETIGEKIIEQINNLTITTYNSNDFINTTTVTSVTHATPLPTPITPLINSSSPGEYQEDTNMTTQSTTLESFTSNTTPVIDLTTGEKDLSTVTSSQIASVLPIHWKPMVTYKRVNSFNCLEKEMYRFYADERDCRLFHYCSPGFTDKQVLDFRFVCEQGTIFDEDTQNCLHQVKNSKCREKTRQTGNH from the exons ATGAACCTCGCGCTGCATGGATTTCTACTACAGG TTATCTTGTCGATTATCGACTTGAAATATGGATTGTGCAGCGCGGGGGAACCTGGT tACTTGGACTTTGACAATCTCCCGGAAACGAATTTTTCGTGCCAGGGAAAGGTCATTGGTGGATACTACGCTGATGTCGAGGCCGGCTGTCAGATGTTCCACGTGTGTACCATCGGTCAGAAAG ATGAGATAATGGACATTAAATTTCTATGTCTCAATGGCACGGTCTTCGATCAGGAGACGAGGGTTTGTGAACGAGTGGACGAAGTCGATTGCAGCAAAAGTGAACGATTTTATAATCTCAATCTCGAATTATATGGCAACAATGCTGTGACACTAAG TTTGCACGAAGAAGCTTTGAATAATGACGAGTCTCCATCTCTCATTGATAGCCTTCATCAGACAACATCAGTAAGAACAATTACAACAACAGTGAGCAGTACAACAACTACTCCAATACCGGGAATATCCTCGACTACCTCTTCAAATGATTATCCTCAACATTTTCCACATCAACCACCCTTCTCATCCGTCCAAACTAGTCAATCCAAGTCACGCTATGATGACAAAAATGGTGGTTATCATCGTCAATATATTTATCACAATggtgataatcaagaaaatgaTAACAATGCTAACAACAATAATGAAAATCAAGCAACTTCCTACCAATTATTCAGTAATCAGGGTGCAAGTTCAACAACAGGAACACCCCAGATTCATCAAATATCATCGTCAGTTTCACCACTATTTCGTGCTACTTCGGCAACACTCCAAACTCTACTCACTGGCAATGCCAATAACAATCCTCCTTTGATAAATCCTATATTTCATAATCATGGAATTATAAGTACAACTGAACAATTTACACTGCACAATAATAATGCCCGGCAAGCTGCTGTTAATTATCAAAGAACCAGTGATAATGTCGATGACGAGGGGCCTGAGAATTCAAAGAGTCGCAGCGACGAGCGAACATTACTCGAGCCAATACAATCAACCAATcaaggaaaaatttcaaaattaactaTATCACCTGTTCCTCGAGAGGACTCGGCGGATAAAATTAAGCATGATATTAAGGAACAAAGTCAGAGCCAGAGTACTTCACATCAGCACCGAATATCTGGAGGATTTTTAACTATTGCTCCATCTGATACTGGCCCACCAACAGTTAGATCCTTTTATCCAACACCTAAAACTTCAAAATCACAAAGCTCCACCACCAGAGTCACACAGCATATACATCTACCCCCGCCACCACCGATTCCTCAATTGAAACCTCATCAAGTAACAATTCATTTGTCTCCTCCGGAAATACAAAGACTAGTACAAAATCCCTCGCCTCTTCTTCCCTCCCAGTCCAGGGTAATAGTCACAGCAAAAGCAAGCGTCAGTGACGAATCTGGAAGGCCTCTCAACACAACACAATTAGTTACACTTCCACTACCGACAATTCCTGCAAGTTATGATGATTACAAAGAAGGTGATGAGTCATTTGATCCATTCTACAGAGATGTTCCCAAAATAAGAAACAGCCGAAATTCTGATGACAGTACATTTAGAACAAATATGTTACTATTGGGACAGCCGAGAAAGAAAAGACAAGCTGATGTGGAGATAAAAGAAACGACTGAAGAATTGACAACGATTGCCTCAATCAATACGATAGAAGAGTCCCCTAACATAACCAGTACCGAGGGACTGGCCCATGATGATTATCAGCAAGAGGAATATGATGAGGATGTTCAATATCTCAATGACTCTGAGACCACAACAGCATTGTACGATGATGAAAATACAAACAGTACAGAGGATATATCTCACGATAATTACGACTACGATGAATatgatgatgataaaaatgtCACGTCTGTGGAGTACTCCAACGATTCAGATTATCTACAAGTATTTACTACAGAAGAGCCAAATATGACAACCGAACAAATTGAGCAACACGAAACAACAGTCAAAGACAATGAAAATCATGGAAATGATACAGTGTTAAAATTCACAGAAGAAATTACCCCACCGTCTGATGAACCTCAGCCGGAAACAGACAAAGTCAACGATCCTAAACTACTTTCTACAGATATTCCACCTCCTGATGACGTTTTATCTCAAGATTACGTTGACGATAATTACGAACCGGAGAGTTACCGGGAGCCCGAAAAACCTGTTGTTGTAACTGAAAATGTTACCGAGATAAAGATTGATCAAATTTTTGAAACCACTTCAATTCCGGCTATCGTGACAACATCATCAACAACACTGTCAACTCCGATAGATAATGTGGATATAATTACTACAACTACACCAACAACAATGGTAACACGCAAGCGTTATACCACTGTTTCGACAACATCCTATCGCCCAACACCtccaaaattaaaaactttctCAACAAGAAGAACATATATTTATAGCCCACCAACGACTACCGCAGTACCAGTGATGATAAAGACTAGACTTCCTCTTTTAAATCCTAAACCAGCAAAACCCCCTAAGTCTTATAATGAATTAGCACCCAAACCGGTCATAAGAAAACGTCCACTTTTGGCAAGAAGAGTAACATCAAGCGCTTCAAACGTCGGTCAACAGTCTGATGAGCCCGAGGAAGTGACCACCGCCATTATTAACAATAACAAAACGCCCCTAGAAGGGACAACTGAAAAAACACCTCAAGTCCTATCTGATAAACTATTGGAGAAAATTTCAGAAACAATTggagaaaaaatcatcgaacaaATTAATAATCTGACAATTACAACTTATAATTCTAATGATTTTATCAATACTACAACCGTCACGAGTGTAACCCATGCAACACCTTTGCCTACACCAATAACTCCTCTAATCAACTCATCATCCCCCGGGGAATATCAAGAAGACACGAATATGACAACCCAAAGCACAACGCTTGAATCTTTTACTAGTAATACAACGCCAGTTATTGACTTGACTACAGGTGAAAAAGATTTGTCAACGGTAACATCTTCGCAAATTGCCTCAGTATTACCCATTCATTGGAAGCCAATGGTAACATACAAACGCGTAAATAGTTTCAATTGTCTAGAGAAGGAGATGTATAGATTTTACGCGGATGAACGAGACTGCCGCTTATTTCACTATTGCTCACCAGGATTTACTGACAAACAGGTTCTTGATTTTCGATTTGTTTGCGAACAAGGCACTATATTCGATGAAGATACTCAAAATTGCCTCCATCAggtcaaaaattcaaaatgtcGGGAGAAAACCCGGCAAACCGGTAATCACTAG